In Humidesulfovibrio mexicanus, a single genomic region encodes these proteins:
- the cobA gene encoding uroporphyrinogen-III C-methyltransferase: MSTVHLIGAGPGDPGLLTIRAKELIETCDVVVYDYLANKDFLKYARTDAEIIYVGKKGGDHTLPQDQINQLIIAKAKEGKSVARLKGGDPYVFGRGGEEAEELVEAGIPFEVVPGVTAGVAAPAYAGIPVTHRDFTTSVCFITGHEDPTKEETGHNWEVYAKSTSTLVFYMGVKNLPMIAGNLMANGRDPKTPVALVRWGTRCTQQSMVSTLENVAADAEKRKFAAPSIIIVGGVCSLADKLAWFEKKPLLGKGVVVTRAREQASDLADVLKNLGACVYEFPTITVEPLDDYEEVEKAILTLGAVDWLILTSVNGVKHFWNQLAEIGLDTRALGGISVAAIGPATADELKARGVTPDFVPAKYVAEEVVAGLLERGIAGKNVLIPRARVAREVLPEELARAGAHVRVLPVYETRLTQQDPAEIVEALEKGKIHALTFTSSSTVENFFTLLSPETLKQYPDVKIACIGPVTANTLSRFGFTPHIQPEDYTIPGLAAALAQGI, translated from the coding sequence ATGTCCACCGTCCACCTCATCGGCGCAGGCCCCGGCGATCCCGGCCTGCTCACCATCCGGGCCAAGGAGCTCATCGAGACCTGCGACGTGGTGGTCTACGACTACCTCGCCAACAAGGACTTCCTCAAATACGCCCGCACGGACGCGGAGATCATCTACGTGGGCAAGAAGGGCGGCGACCACACCCTGCCCCAGGACCAGATCAACCAGCTCATCATCGCCAAGGCCAAGGAGGGCAAGAGCGTGGCGCGCCTGAAGGGCGGCGACCCGTACGTCTTCGGCCGCGGGGGCGAGGAGGCCGAGGAACTGGTGGAGGCGGGCATTCCCTTCGAGGTGGTGCCCGGCGTCACTGCGGGCGTGGCCGCCCCGGCCTATGCGGGCATTCCGGTCACCCACCGCGACTTCACCACCAGCGTCTGCTTCATCACCGGGCACGAGGACCCCACCAAGGAGGAGACCGGCCACAATTGGGAGGTGTACGCCAAGAGCACCAGCACGCTCGTGTTCTACATGGGCGTCAAGAACCTGCCCATGATCGCGGGCAACCTCATGGCGAACGGCCGCGACCCCAAAACCCCGGTGGCCCTGGTGCGCTGGGGCACCCGCTGCACCCAGCAGAGTATGGTCAGCACCCTGGAGAACGTGGCCGCCGATGCCGAGAAGCGCAAGTTCGCCGCGCCCAGCATCATCATCGTGGGCGGCGTGTGCTCCCTGGCGGACAAGCTCGCCTGGTTCGAGAAAAAACCCCTGCTCGGCAAGGGCGTTGTGGTCACCCGCGCGCGTGAGCAGGCCAGCGACTTGGCCGACGTGCTCAAGAACCTGGGGGCCTGCGTCTACGAATTCCCCACCATCACCGTGGAGCCGCTGGACGACTACGAAGAGGTGGAAAAGGCCATCCTGACCCTTGGCGCGGTGGATTGGCTCATCCTGACCTCGGTCAACGGCGTGAAGCATTTCTGGAATCAGTTGGCCGAAATCGGCCTGGATACGCGCGCCCTGGGCGGCATCAGCGTGGCGGCCATAGGCCCGGCCACGGCCGACGAGCTGAAGGCGCGCGGCGTCACGCCCGACTTCGTTCCGGCGAAGTACGTGGCCGAGGAGGTTGTGGCCGGGCTTTTGGAGCGCGGCATAGCGGGCAAGAACGTGCTCATTCCGCGCGCCAGGGTCGCGCGCGAAGTGCTGCCCGAGGAGCTTGCCCGCGCCGGGGCGCATGTGCGCGTGCTGCCCGTGTACGAGACGCGCCTGACCCAGCAGGACCCGGCGGAAATCGTCGAGGCGCTGGAAAAGGGCAAGATCCACGCGCTGACCTTCACCAGCTCCAGCACCGTGGAGAACTTCTTCACCCTGCTGTCGCCCGAGACCCTCAAACAGTATCCGGATGTCAAAATCGCCTGCATCGGGCCGGTGACCGCCAACACGCTTTCGCGCTTCGGCTTCACCCCGCACATCCAGCCCGAGGACTACACCATCCCCGGCCTGGCCGCCGCCCTGGCCCAAGGCATATAA
- a CDS encoding glycosyltransferase family 9 protein, producing the protein MSDLSTREFRKIGLWQTAFLGDAVLTLPFVQVLKGRYPEAEIHFFVRAGLEGLFSAQKELASARPFAKRGSQRGLLAARALGNELSLEGFDLWISPHASLRSAYMARSVGAPVRIGYGSPWFNWLAYTHLVDRRFDSLEEIERIFQLGGPLGIFATAETPAPLPRLDIAPEGKARADEIFSGLPHGPILGIHPGSTWPTKCWPKEHFAEVARRALAAGAVVLLFAGPGEETLAADIEREAGPAPGHLVNLANMLTLPALAACLGRLDACLTNDSGPMHLAWAQGVPLAACFGPTVRSLGFFPRGPNSRVLETDLDCRPCGLHGHKACPLGHHHCMKDIRPERVWDVLKGMLGV; encoded by the coding sequence ATGAGCGACCTCTCCACCCGCGAATTCCGCAAGATCGGCCTGTGGCAGACCGCCTTTCTTGGCGATGCCGTGCTCACCCTGCCCTTTGTCCAGGTGTTGAAGGGCCGCTACCCGGAGGCCGAAATCCATTTCTTCGTGCGCGCCGGGCTCGAAGGGCTGTTCAGCGCCCAGAAGGAGCTCGCCAGCGCCCGGCCCTTCGCCAAGCGCGGCAGCCAAAGGGGCCTGCTCGCCGCCCGCGCCCTGGGAAACGAGCTCTCGCTCGAGGGCTTCGACCTCTGGATCTCCCCGCACGCAAGCCTGCGCAGCGCCTACATGGCCAGAAGCGTGGGCGCGCCCGTGCGCATCGGCTACGGCTCGCCCTGGTTCAACTGGCTGGCCTATACCCATCTGGTGGACCGCCGCTTCGACAGCTTGGAGGAGATCGAACGCATCTTCCAACTGGGCGGACCGCTGGGCATTTTCGCCACGGCCGAAACCCCGGCCCCCCTGCCCCGCCTGGACATCGCGCCCGAAGGCAAGGCCCGGGCCGATGAAATTTTCTCCGGCCTGCCGCACGGGCCGATACTGGGCATCCATCCCGGCTCCACCTGGCCCACAAAGTGCTGGCCCAAAGAGCACTTCGCAGAGGTGGCGCGCCGCGCCTTGGCCGCCGGAGCCGTGGTGCTGCTCTTCGCCGGGCCGGGCGAAGAGACGCTCGCAGCGGACATCGAACGCGAAGCCGGGCCCGCTCCGGGCCACCTGGTGAACCTGGCCAACATGCTCACCCTCCCGGCCCTGGCCGCCTGCCTGGGCAGGCTCGACGCCTGCCTGACCAACGACTCCGGCCCCATGCACCTGGCCTGGGCGCAAGGCGTGCCGCTGGCCGCCTGCTTCGGCCCCACGGTCCGCTCCCTCGGCTTCTTCCCGCGCGGGCCGAACTCCCGCGTGCTGGAGACCGACCTGGACTGCCGCCCCTGCGGGCTGCACGGGCACAAGGCCTGCCCCCTCGGGCACCACCACTGCATGAAGGACATCCGCCCCGAACGCGTGTGGGACGTGCTCAAGGGGATGCTCGGCGTCTAG
- a CDS encoding valine--tRNA ligase — protein MSDATAAKNPQEVALPKGYEPADVEARWGRHWVENKTFTPDPQDVLEGRKEPFSIVIPPPNVTGALHMGHALDITIQDILCRFMRQQGKSVLWVPGTDHAGIATQNVVERQLKKEGKKRDDLGREAFIERVWDWKKEYGDRILNQIRSLGASVDWDNLRFTMDEGLSKAVREVFVRLYGEGLIYKGNYIVNWCNRCHTALADDEVEHAPKKGKLYRIRYKMAGGPLADGAGELIVATTRPETLLGDVAVAVHPEDERYASAVGRKVVLPLVGKEIPVIADAYVDREFGTGCLKITPAHDMNDWALSKKHDLPVITVIDDKGLMNDNAPEAYRGMACAACRQKIVEDLEAAGLLVDIADHDHSVGECYRCKSVIEPHVSEQWFVKVGPLAKAAREAVPAQTQIFPPNWEKTYFEWLDNIRDWCISRQIWWGHRIPAWTCQACGEMVVATEDPAACPKCGGALTQEEDVLDTWFSSALWPFSTMGWPDRDADRLKAYYPTSVLVTGFDILFFWVARMMMMGIHFMGEVPFKHVYLHALVRDEQGKKMSKSTGNVIDPLAMTAKYGTDAMRFTLASFAAMGRDIKLSEKRIEGYRHFVNKIWNSARFALMNLPEAPRATLDEALTNAPLANRWILHRLEEVKDEVESASLEYRFNDIAQSLYRFIWSEFCDWYVEMAKGDLYGEDEAAKDATRRVLLTVLSETMVLLHPVMPFVTQEIWSVLPGIPEENNGRELALLPYPQRRPGCRDAKAARDMAFFQGLVGSVRTIRTELCIDPARKLPLVVDTEGAYDGALSVLADNVHLIAQLARVDSADIGPGKTGPRASGTAVVEGARVFVPLKGIVDFGAEVARLDKELGKLDKQLAAITGKLSAPGFANNAPADIVAAEREKLAGIEDARAKLAELQERLKNALAEGE, from the coding sequence ATGTCCGACGCCACCGCCGCGAAGAATCCCCAAGAAGTCGCGCTCCCCAAGGGCTACGAGCCCGCAGACGTGGAAGCCCGCTGGGGCAGGCACTGGGTGGAGAACAAGACCTTCACCCCCGATCCCCAGGACGTGCTTGAAGGCCGGAAGGAGCCCTTCTCCATCGTCATTCCGCCGCCGAACGTCACCGGCGCGCTGCACATGGGCCACGCGCTGGACATCACCATCCAGGACATCCTGTGCCGCTTCATGCGCCAGCAGGGCAAGAGCGTCCTGTGGGTGCCCGGCACCGACCACGCGGGCATCGCCACCCAGAACGTGGTGGAACGCCAGCTCAAAAAGGAGGGCAAGAAGCGCGACGACCTGGGGCGCGAGGCCTTCATCGAGCGCGTGTGGGACTGGAAGAAGGAGTACGGCGACCGCATCCTGAACCAGATCCGCAGCCTGGGCGCCAGCGTGGACTGGGACAACCTGCGCTTCACCATGGATGAAGGACTTTCCAAGGCCGTGCGCGAGGTGTTCGTGCGGCTCTACGGCGAGGGCCTCATCTACAAGGGCAACTACATCGTCAACTGGTGCAACCGCTGCCACACCGCCCTGGCCGACGACGAGGTGGAGCACGCGCCCAAGAAGGGCAAGCTGTACCGCATCCGCTACAAAATGGCCGGCGGCCCCCTTGCCGACGGGGCGGGCGAGCTCATCGTGGCCACCACCCGGCCGGAGACCCTGCTGGGCGACGTGGCCGTGGCCGTGCACCCGGAGGACGAGCGCTACGCCTCGGCCGTGGGCAGGAAGGTCGTTCTGCCTTTGGTCGGCAAGGAAATTCCCGTCATCGCCGATGCCTACGTGGACCGCGAGTTCGGCACCGGCTGCCTCAAAATCACCCCGGCCCACGACATGAACGACTGGGCCCTCTCCAAAAAGCACGACCTGCCGGTCATCACGGTCATCGACGACAAGGGCCTGATGAACGACAACGCGCCCGAGGCCTACCGCGGCATGGCTTGCGCCGCCTGCCGCCAGAAGATCGTGGAGGATCTGGAGGCGGCGGGGTTGCTGGTGGACATCGCCGACCACGACCACAGCGTGGGCGAGTGCTATCGCTGCAAGTCCGTCATCGAGCCCCATGTGAGCGAGCAGTGGTTCGTGAAGGTGGGCCCGCTGGCCAAGGCCGCGCGCGAGGCCGTGCCCGCGCAGACCCAGATTTTCCCGCCCAACTGGGAGAAAACCTACTTCGAGTGGCTGGACAACATCCGCGACTGGTGCATCTCCCGGCAAATCTGGTGGGGGCACCGCATCCCGGCCTGGACCTGCCAGGCCTGCGGCGAGATGGTCGTGGCCACGGAGGACCCGGCCGCGTGTCCCAAATGCGGCGGCGCGCTCACCCAGGAGGAGGACGTGCTGGACACCTGGTTCAGCTCGGCCCTGTGGCCGTTTTCCACCATGGGCTGGCCCGACCGCGACGCCGATCGCCTGAAGGCCTACTATCCCACCAGCGTCCTCGTCACCGGGTTCGACATCCTGTTCTTCTGGGTGGCGCGCATGATGATGATGGGCATCCACTTCATGGGCGAGGTGCCCTTCAAGCACGTGTACCTGCACGCCCTTGTGCGCGACGAGCAGGGCAAGAAGATGAGCAAGTCCACGGGCAACGTCATCGACCCCCTGGCGATGACCGCCAAGTACGGCACGGACGCCATGCGCTTCACCCTGGCCTCCTTCGCCGCCATGGGCCGCGACATCAAGCTTTCCGAAAAGCGCATCGAGGGCTACCGCCACTTCGTGAACAAGATCTGGAACAGCGCCCGCTTCGCCCTCATGAACCTGCCGGAGGCCCCCAGGGCCACGCTGGACGAGGCGCTTACGAACGCCCCCCTGGCCAACCGGTGGATTCTGCACCGGCTGGAGGAAGTGAAGGATGAAGTGGAGAGCGCGTCCCTGGAATACCGCTTCAACGACATCGCCCAGAGCCTGTACCGCTTCATTTGGAGCGAGTTCTGCGACTGGTACGTGGAGATGGCCAAGGGCGACCTGTACGGCGAGGACGAGGCGGCCAAGGACGCCACCCGCCGCGTGCTCTTGACCGTGCTTTCCGAGACCATGGTGCTGCTGCACCCGGTGATGCCCTTCGTGACCCAGGAGATCTGGAGCGTGCTGCCGGGCATTCCCGAGGAAAACAACGGCCGCGAGCTGGCCCTCTTGCCCTACCCGCAGCGCAGGCCAGGCTGCCGCGACGCCAAGGCCGCCCGCGACATGGCCTTTTTCCAGGGCCTGGTGGGCAGCGTGCGCACCATCCGCACCGAGCTCTGCATCGACCCGGCCAGGAAGCTGCCCCTGGTGGTGGATACCGAGGGCGCGTACGATGGCGCGCTCTCCGTGCTGGCGGACAACGTGCACCTCATCGCCCAGCTGGCCCGTGTGGACTCCGCCGACATCGGCCCCGGCAAGACCGGCCCCCGCGCCAGCGGCACCGCCGTGGTGGAGGGCGCGCGCGTGTTCGTGCCCTTGAAGGGCATCGTGGACTTCGGGGCCGAGGTGGCCCGCCTGGACAAGGAGCTTGGCAAGCTGGACAAGCAGCTCGCCGCCATCACGGGAAAGCTCTCCGCCCCCGGCTTCGCGAACAACGCCCCGGCGGACATCGTCGCCGCGGAGCGCGAGAAGCTGGCGGGCATCGAGGACGCGCGCGCCAAGCTGGCCGAACTGCAAGAGCGCTTGAAGAACGCCCTGGCGGAAGGGGAATAA
- the glpX gene encoding class II fructose-bisphosphatase produces MEAPQRNLALDLVRVTEAAALASARWLGKGDKNAGDGAAVEAMRLSFNSLAISGTVVIGEGEKDNAPMLHNGEKVGGGGPLAVDVAVDPVEGTSLLAYGRPNAISVVGVAPAGTMFVPGPSFYMQKLVVPAAAKNVVDIEAPVPANLTRIAKALGKDVDDLVVFVLDKPRHKKLIADIREAGARIQLHTDGDVAGALMAIDPRNEVDVMMGTGGTPEGVLAACAIRIMGGEMFCKLDPQKQDEKNALAQSGIDIRRVLTVGDLVKSDDVFFAATGISGGTFLKGVRYLGYGAETSSLVMRGKTGTIRYIEAIHSWDSLMKFSAVKYD; encoded by the coding sequence ATGGAAGCTCCGCAGAGAAATTTGGCCCTGGACCTGGTGCGCGTCACCGAGGCGGCGGCGCTGGCCAGCGCGCGCTGGCTGGGCAAGGGCGACAAGAACGCCGGAGACGGCGCGGCCGTGGAGGCCATGCGCCTGTCGTTCAACTCGCTGGCCATCAGCGGCACGGTGGTCATCGGCGAAGGCGAGAAGGACAACGCCCCCATGCTGCACAACGGCGAGAAGGTGGGCGGCGGCGGGCCCCTGGCCGTGGACGTGGCCGTGGACCCGGTGGAAGGCACCAGCCTGCTGGCCTATGGGCGGCCCAACGCCATTTCCGTGGTGGGCGTGGCCCCGGCCGGAACCATGTTCGTGCCCGGACCCAGCTTCTACATGCAGAAGCTCGTGGTGCCCGCGGCGGCCAAAAACGTGGTGGACATCGAGGCCCCCGTGCCCGCCAACCTCACCCGCATCGCCAAGGCCCTGGGCAAGGACGTGGACGACCTGGTGGTCTTCGTTCTCGACAAGCCGCGCCACAAAAAGCTCATCGCAGACATCCGCGAGGCCGGGGCGCGCATCCAGCTGCACACCGACGGCGACGTGGCCGGGGCGCTCATGGCCATCGACCCGCGCAACGAAGTGGACGTGATGATGGGCACCGGCGGCACGCCGGAGGGCGTCCTGGCCGCCTGCGCCATCCGCATCATGGGCGGCGAGATGTTCTGCAAGCTCGACCCGCAGAAGCAGGACGAAAAGAACGCGCTGGCCCAGTCCGGCATCGACATCCGCCGCGTGCTCACCGTGGGCGACCTGGTCAAAAGCGACGACGTGTTCTTCGCCGCCACCGGCATCAGCGGCGGCACCTTCCTCAAGGGCGTGCGCTACCTGGGCTACGGCGCGGAGACCAGCTCCCTGGTCATGCGCGGCAAGACCGGCACCATCCGCTACATCGAGGCCATCCACTCCTGGGACAGCCTCATGAAGTTCAGCGCCGTCAAGTACGACTAG
- a CDS encoding DJ-1/PfpI family protein: MAKAGAKPAAAAKKPAPKAAEKAQVKRILFLVGDYVEDYEVMVPFQALLMLGYQVDAACPDKTAGDIVRTSIHDFEGDQTYSEKRGHNFSLNKDFAKINAADYAGLVIPGGRAPEYIRLNTRVIEIVRQFNAAKKPIAAICHGPLVLVTAGVLKGRTSAAYPACGPDVTCAGGAYAEIALDKAVTDGNLVTAPAWPAHPDWLAQFVALLGAKISI; encoded by the coding sequence ATGGCGAAAGCCGGGGCCAAGCCCGCGGCGGCCGCCAAGAAGCCCGCGCCCAAGGCCGCGGAGAAGGCCCAGGTCAAGCGCATCCTCTTCCTCGTGGGCGACTACGTGGAGGATTATGAAGTCATGGTGCCCTTCCAGGCCCTGCTCATGCTGGGCTACCAGGTGGATGCGGCCTGCCCGGACAAGACGGCCGGAGACATCGTGCGCACCAGCATCCACGACTTCGAGGGCGACCAGACCTATTCCGAGAAGCGTGGGCACAACTTCAGCCTGAACAAGGACTTCGCCAAGATCAACGCGGCCGACTACGCCGGGCTCGTCATTCCCGGCGGCCGCGCCCCGGAATACATCCGCCTGAACACGCGCGTCATCGAAATCGTGCGGCAGTTCAACGCGGCGAAGAAGCCCATCGCCGCCATCTGCCACGGCCCCCTGGTGCTGGTTACGGCGGGCGTGCTCAAGGGCCGCACAAGCGCCGCCTACCCGGCCTGCGGCCCGGACGTGACCTGCGCGGGCGGCGCGTACGCGGAAATCGCCCTGGACAAGGCCGTCACCGACGGCAACCTGGTCACGGCCCCGGCCTGGCCCGCCCACCCGGACTGGCTGGCCCAGTTCGTGGCCCTCTTGGGCGCCAAGATCAGCATTTAG
- the tkt gene encoding transketolase, whose amino-acid sequence MAQTIAPDQLVVNTLKGLIMDMTRAANSGHPGGAMSSADFAAVLYSEFLNFDPDRAGWFNRDRFVLSAGHESALLYGLLHMAGFIDETDVAGFRQLGSRTPGHPEHDVTPGVEATTGPLGQGFAMGVGMAQAEAFLRAKLGKAVADHHTYVLASDGDMQEPVVMGAASLAGLWGLGKLVVYYDSNKVQLAGPTSRVDKTDYAKVFSAMGWHVQSVDGHDRDQIRAAIKKAQAQKKKPSLIIGHTVMAKGAATREGDFGTHGEPLSPEEIAATKTGMCLHQGKCYEVPAEAKAHFQARFPELRKRAKAWQGTLARTLKKADPDFLAFWKAMNTGRHELPIAMPAFEPGKKIATRQAWGACLNAMKDFLPNLVGGSADLDPSNQTAKFRDAVGIFGADNPLGRNLSFGVREFPMAAIMNGMALHGGVIPFGATFLTFSDYCRNAIRMSALQKLPVLYIFTHDSFHVGEDGPTHQPIEHVASLRLIPELIDLRPADATETALCLETALRQTAKPSCVFLTRQGLPVMDPKSFPAMAEGVKKGGYVLKDCGGTPELIMLASGSEVSLVLEAAEILEKEAPGRKIRVVSMPSVALFEEQPQEYKDAVLPPACRKRVAVEAGRAEGWYRYVGLDGLALGLGHFGESAPAGKLAEKYGFTAPTVARKVRERFFG is encoded by the coding sequence ATGGCACAGACCATCGCCCCAGACCAGCTTGTGGTGAACACCCTCAAAGGGCTCATCATGGACATGACCCGCGCGGCCAACTCCGGCCATCCGGGCGGCGCCATGAGCTCCGCGGACTTCGCGGCCGTGCTCTACTCGGAGTTCCTGAACTTCGACCCCGACCGGGCAGGCTGGTTCAACCGCGACCGCTTCGTGCTCTCCGCCGGGCACGAATCCGCCCTGCTCTACGGCCTGCTGCACATGGCCGGGTTCATCGACGAGACGGACGTGGCGGGCTTCCGCCAGCTGGGCAGCCGCACCCCCGGACACCCGGAGCACGACGTAACCCCCGGCGTGGAGGCCACCACCGGGCCCCTGGGCCAGGGCTTCGCCATGGGCGTGGGCATGGCCCAGGCCGAGGCCTTCCTGCGGGCGAAGCTGGGCAAGGCCGTGGCGGACCACCACACCTACGTGCTGGCCAGCGACGGCGACATGCAGGAGCCCGTGGTCATGGGCGCGGCCTCCCTGGCCGGGCTCTGGGGGCTGGGTAAACTCGTGGTCTACTACGACTCCAACAAGGTGCAGCTGGCCGGTCCCACCAGCCGCGTGGACAAAACCGACTACGCCAAGGTCTTCTCCGCCATGGGCTGGCACGTGCAGTCCGTGGACGGCCACGACCGCGACCAGATCCGCGCGGCCATCAAGAAGGCGCAGGCCCAAAAGAAGAAGCCCAGCCTCATCATCGGCCACACGGTCATGGCCAAGGGCGCGGCCACCCGCGAAGGCGACTTCGGCACCCACGGCGAGCCCCTTTCGCCGGAGGAAATCGCCGCCACCAAGACCGGCATGTGCCTGCACCAGGGCAAGTGCTACGAGGTTCCCGCCGAAGCCAAGGCCCATTTCCAGGCCCGCTTTCCGGAACTGCGCAAGCGCGCCAAGGCCTGGCAGGGCACGCTGGCGCGCACCCTCAAAAAGGCCGATCCGGATTTCCTGGCCTTCTGGAAGGCCATGAACACCGGCCGCCACGAGCTTCCCATCGCCATGCCCGCCTTCGAGCCCGGCAAGAAGATCGCCACACGGCAGGCCTGGGGCGCGTGCCTGAACGCCATGAAGGACTTCCTGCCCAACCTCGTGGGCGGCAGCGCGGACCTCGACCCCTCCAACCAGACCGCGAAATTCCGCGACGCCGTGGGCATCTTCGGGGCGGACAACCCGCTCGGCCGCAACCTGTCCTTCGGCGTGCGCGAATTCCCCATGGCCGCCATCATGAACGGCATGGCCCTGCACGGCGGGGTCATCCCCTTCGGGGCCACCTTCCTCACCTTCTCCGACTACTGCAGGAACGCCATCCGCATGTCCGCCTTGCAGAAGCTGCCCGTGCTCTACATCTTCACCCACGACTCCTTCCATGTGGGCGAGGACGGCCCCACCCACCAGCCCATCGAACATGTGGCCTCGCTGCGCCTCATTCCGGAGCTCATCGACCTGCGCCCGGCCGACGCCACCGAAACCGCCCTGTGCCTGGAGACGGCCCTGCGCCAGACGGCCAAGCCCTCGTGCGTGTTCCTCACCCGGCAGGGCTTGCCGGTCATGGATCCCAAGAGCTTCCCGGCCATGGCCGAAGGCGTCAAAAAAGGCGGCTACGTGCTCAAGGACTGCGGAGGGACGCCGGAACTCATCATGCTGGCCTCGGGCTCCGAGGTCTCCCTGGTGCTGGAAGCGGCGGAAATCCTGGAAAAAGAAGCCCCCGGCCGCAAGATACGCGTGGTGTCCATGCCCTCCGTGGCGCTTTTCGAGGAGCAGCCGCAGGAATACAAGGACGCCGTTCTGCCCCCGGCCTGCCGCAAGCGCGTGGCCGTGGAGGCAGGACGCGCCGAAGGCTGGTACCGCTACGTGGGCCTGGACGGCCTGGCCCTTGGTCTAGGCCACTTCGGCGAGAGCGCGCCCGCTGGCAAGCTGGCGGAAAAATACGGCTTCACCGCGCCCACCGTGGCCCGCAAGGTCCGGGAGCGCTTCTTCGGCTAG
- a CDS encoding type 1 glutamine amidotransferase family protein: MTRVFVLWDDSHLWGLLVLRFLRALRLPHKILRAHDIAEGALSGKPAAFCGTAGEGIADGGAHDAPPLLIVPGGWARGKALRLGPAGVQAIRGFVAQGGCYLGFCGGAGLALTSPRPGDSLGLCPWGRMGFAGRLQHFLSGDVRLALAPQSGGLALPGAQELLGQVWWPAQFAPSGDKDGEGDGGVTVLARYCGLGPDFQVADLALARFPDEALSDWENLYGLQVRPHFLFGRPAVIAGTHGQGRYVLSYPHLETPDSPQANAWLAHLLHSLAGAHCAEAASPPWRVGGAPPRWPDAALLAAKAAVEEVIALGQEHLLLFWRNPWLLGWRRGIPGPGVNSLYALVCEALECAPPAPGGPAAAFWEASREEFARLAALFRQGVSGLLLAERLDMTVRQTPGMDGGDEVFARSLRDMRAALFGLPPASGGVCGQMLAMLEELLARAWEANGIQPTR; this comes from the coding sequence ATGACGCGCGTTTTCGTCTTGTGGGATGACTCGCACCTGTGGGGCCTGCTTGTGCTGCGCTTTCTGCGCGCGCTCCGGCTGCCCCACAAGATTTTGCGCGCCCATGACATAGCCGAGGGCGCGCTGTCTGGCAAGCCCGCCGCCTTCTGCGGGACCGCCGGGGAAGGCATAGCCGATGGCGGAGCGCACGACGCCCCGCCCCTGCTCATCGTGCCCGGAGGCTGGGCGCGCGGCAAGGCCCTGCGCCTGGGTCCGGCGGGCGTGCAGGCCATACGCGGCTTCGTGGCGCAGGGCGGCTGCTACCTGGGCTTCTGCGGCGGGGCCGGGCTGGCGCTCACCAGCCCACGGCCGGGGGATTCCCTGGGCCTGTGCCCCTGGGGCCGCATGGGCTTTGCCGGGCGCCTGCAACATTTCCTCTCCGGCGATGTGCGCCTGGCCCTTGCACCGCAGTCCGGCGGCCTTGCCCTGCCCGGCGCGCAGGAACTGCTGGGCCAGGTGTGGTGGCCCGCCCAGTTCGCGCCGTCCGGCGACAAAGACGGCGAAGGGGACGGCGGCGTGACGGTGCTGGCCCGCTACTGCGGCCTTGGGCCGGATTTCCAGGTGGCGGACTTGGCCCTTGCCCGTTTCCCGGACGAGGCGCTCTCGGACTGGGAAAACCTATACGGCCTGCAAGTGCGGCCGCACTTCCTCTTCGGCCGCCCGGCGGTCATTGCCGGAACCCATGGGCAGGGGCGCTACGTGCTCTCCTACCCGCACCTGGAAACGCCGGATTCGCCCCAGGCCAACGCCTGGCTGGCGCATTTGCTGCACAGCCTGGCGGGCGCGCACTGCGCGGAAGCGGCCAGCCCGCCCTGGCGCGTAGGCGGCGCGCCGCCGCGCTGGCCCGATGCCGCGCTGCTGGCGGCCAAGGCCGCCGTGGAAGAGGTCATCGCCCTGGGGCAGGAGCACCTGCTGCTGTTCTGGCGCAACCCCTGGCTGCTGGGCTGGCGGCGCGGCATTCCCGGACCGGGCGTCAACAGCCTGTACGCGCTTGTGTGCGAGGCGCTGGAATGCGCCCCGCCAGCGCCCGGCGGCCCGGCCGCGGCCTTCTGGGAGGCCAGCCGGGAGGAATTCGCCCGGCTCGCGGCGCTGTTCCGGCAGGGGGTTTCCGGCCTGCTTCTGGCCGAGCGCCTGGACATGACCGTGCGCCAGACGCCGGGCATGGACGGGGGGGACGAGGTGTTCGCGCGCAGCCTGCGCGACATGCGCGCCGCGCTCTTCGGCCTGCCGCCCGCCTCGGGCGGGGTGTGCGGGCAGATGCTGGCCATGCTGGAGGAACTGCTGGCGCGGGCGTGGGAGGCGAACGGCATCCAGCCTACCCGATAA